In one Leishmania braziliensis MHOM/BR/75/M2904 complete genome, chromosome 32 genomic region, the following are encoded:
- a CDS encoding putative mitochondrial carrier protein, with protein sequence MESLVAGACAGLFVDLSLYPIDTVKTRIQSKEGFSASGGFKNVYKGLSAMAVGSVPGGAAFFFGYDTAKRMFLSLTASSGAASGIDGAVIAMTPSVMACQAAAALCGESFACCIRVPVEMVKQQMQVGHHTTISSTLRTVTNDMATLGVAPGDAAASVSSQPIRLSGVHHLFRGMPIMLMRELPFSVIQMSLYESLKAKMHASTDHPYASLSLPFCGAFSGGCAAFFTTPLDVLKTRIMLFRRAPGQQKVGIRCVLDELIREPARSGDRFGYAQRFFRGASTRVLWISLGGSIFFGTYEFVKAGLQNLHTL encoded by the coding sequence ATGGAATCTCTCGTGGCTGGTGCCTGCGCAGGGCTATTTGTCGACCTTAGCCTCTACCCGATCGATACGGTGAAGACGCGCATCCAGTCTAAGGAAGGGTTTTCGGCCTCCGGTGGCTTTAAAAATGTCTACAAGGGGTTGAGCGCTATGGCGGTGGGTTCTGTGCCTGGCGGGGCTGCGTTTTTCTTTGGATATGACACAGCTAAGCGGATGTTCTTGTCGCTCACTGCGTccagcggcgctgcgagcGGAATCGATGGAGCTGTGATTGCCATGACTCCGAGTGTAATGGCGTGCCAAGCTGCGGCGGCTCTGTGTGGTGAGTCCTTCGCTTGCTGTATTCGTGTACCAGTAGAGATGGTAAAGCAGCAGATGCAGGTGGGACATCACACAACCATTTCATCTACGTTGCGCACTGTCACCAACGACATGGCAACGTTAGGTGTTGCTCcaggagacgctgccgcttctgtgTCGTCACAGCCAATTCGTCTCTCTGGCGTGCATCATCTTTTTCGAGGCATGCCCATCATGCTGATGCGCGAGCTGCCCTTCTCCGTTATTCAGATGTCCCTGTACGAATCGCTGAAGGCCAAAATGCACGCGTCTACGGACCACCCCTACGCCTCCCTCAGCCTCCCCTTTTGCGGCGCCTTCAGTGGCGGgtgcgccgccttcttcacaACCCCATTGGATGTTCTCAAGACGCGGATTATGTTATTCCGGCGCGCACCGGGGCAGCAGAAAGTAGGCATCCGGTGTGTACTGGATGAGTTGATTCGTGAGCCAGCACGGTCTGGTGACAGATTCGGCTACGCACAGCGCTTCTTCCGCGGGGCTTCGACACGCGTGCTGTGGATATCCCTCGGTGGCAGCATTTTTTTTGGCACCTACGAGTTTGTGAAGGCTGGTCTTCAAAACCTGCACACGCTGTAG
- a CDS encoding putative serine/threonine protein kinase translates to MTGRFTRPQWSLATGRYYGSSEHSAASSCSTHTLKVNQTERYRPGHGDSGTYSLNQRDSPSRTMSNTSVSVSPMGSSSPQEWGRSFRLFNSGRFFTSASGSRQRDGSIGQLYRSTLLQSRHGRGSSIGPDAERLHLGNSMNHQPQCSFFGTSGSQGGRYSFWPSDINVSGVLTVASPYAAPNQSAFLSTASPLLGSTRVLGTGISPRGRADGHAVHRVVASCAMGSVVCPVSPGRNELPLVMNALRTHIALRGKTIIQGDAAHPLCIRKGPLIGAGGFAKVFAGVDTVRGELVAIKEIDISGVDDVKALNVIGAEFALLKSLHHPNIVSYSLFEHSKSQQVCRIAMELLAGDSTLHLLQKFGPLTEAVLRIVTRSILRAIRFIHKEGIFHRDIKPANILVSHRGEVKLCDFGCSKRVSELNKATSCIIGTPVYMAPEFIKGEANHKADIWSMACALFELSTGLLPWYHSGVKDNLPLMFFITTTSESPMVLPSSEAKSEFSAEFLHFMELCFTRNVTNRPEAEDLLKHPWITGSRLAPVPNPPSTFLSLHQENTAGFRGVSSPGRSSTFSSPRDSAADRDDISFNGSEGLQRSVSTTPTFSPAEEEVACQQELETVAAATALDLCSMLVCSLQIPPRAPQDPVTGEVGSVTGNTSPLLTRTVSVHSPALCHRGSGVSASVAEFPSLLYTPEHSMVHENFYYSQVQLGASAGNFVLPLGLDLDGVPPPQQYLRINEEGNLDVVYLPGDEMEDSVHGRPVVGESTCGSFYAGRLISPARNSSFSRGTLSPRVAAASNIVGVADGSFSPLFGVSGVSSRGESPSRGAPSLPPSPQGIPAPPMLYRFGPTAPSVSQPPSQSGSAHTSHISPTSVSKAGSNRDTVTPHTPRSSSPISMQWSESFRGLPDKLKTHADGKLHMTFCVNTAPGCAVNVELNVGVADVQCKVVDNQPNFVVAFTDDVRTQIAHRIKEVAEQSPLSGISAQTPRSHASPMSPLGGTETRGSVSAGGSHFYNSSPFSPASRPTPRPLSRVSTNSAQGLLAVQRERLAGCSSHSGEEGSDVGSQTSAPAAPVSNRHFSK, encoded by the coding sequence ATGACCGGGCGCTTCACCCGGCCGCAGTGGTCGTTGGCTACGGGGCGGTACTATGGAAGCAGCGAACACTCAGCCGCCAGCTcgtgcagcacgcacacgctgaAGGTGAATCAAACGGAGCGCTACCGGCCGGGCCACGGTGACAGCGGTACGTACAGCTTGAACCAGCGAGACTCACCCAGTCGCACCATGAGCAACACCAGCGTATCGGTCTCCCCcatgggcagcagcagcccacAGGAGTGGGGCCGGTCCTTCCGCCTTTTCAACTCCGGCCGTTTTTTCACGAGCGCCTCCGGTTCACGGCAGCGCGATGGCAGCATTGGGCAGTTGTATCGAAGCACCTTACTCCAGAGTCGGcacggccgcggcagcagcattgGACCAGACGCCGAGAGACTACACCTCGGGAACTCCATGAACCAtcagccgcagtgcagctTCTTTGGCACATCTGGCAGTCAAGGTGGGCGCTACTCTTTCTGGCCTTCTGATATAAATGTCAGCGGCGTGCTGACGGTAGCTTCCCCGTACGCGGCACCTAACCAGTCCGCGTTTCTGTCAACCGCGAGTCCACTGTTAGGCTCGACTCGTGTCCTCGGGACAGGCATCTCGCCTCGAGGACGAGCAGACGGGCACGCTGTACATCGTGTCGTCGCGTCGTGCGCAATGGGCTCGGTAGTCTGCCCTGTCTCACCGGGTCGGAACGAACTGCCTTTGGTGATGAATGCCTTGCGCACGCACATTGCGCTTCGCGGCAAGACGATCATTCAAGGCGACGCCGCGCACCCGCTGTGTATTCGCAAGGGTCCCCTTATCGGCGCAGGCGGCTTCGCGAAAGTCTTCGCCGGTGTCGACACGGTACGTGGTGAGCTGGTTGCCATCAAGGAGATTGACATATCCGGCGTGGACGACGTAAAGGCACTCAACGTGATCGGGGCGGAGTTCGCGCTTCTCAAATCGCTTCATCACCCTAACATTGTAAGCTACTCTCTCTTTGAGCATAGCAAGTCGCAGCAAGTTTGCCGCATCGCGATGGAGCTGCTCGCTGGTGACTCTACTCTTCACCTGCTGCAGAAGTTTGGGCCGCTGACGGAGGCCGTGTTGCGTATCGTGACGCGGAGCATTTTGCGCGCCATTCGCTTTATCCACAAGGAGGGCATTTTTCACAGAGACATCAAACCAGCAAACATCCTCGTCAGCCACCGCGGCGAGGTAAAGCTGTGCGACTTTGGCTGCAGCAAACGCGTGTCAGAGCTGAATAAAGCAACCAGCTGCATTATTGGTACACCAGTGTACATGGCCCCTGAATTCATCAAGGGCGAGGCGAATCACAAGGCTGATATATGGTCCATGGCATGCGCTCTTTTCGAGCTGAGCACCGGGCTGTTACCATGGTACCACTCCGGCGTCAAAGACAATCTCCCTCTCATGTTCTTCATCACAACGACGTCAGAGTCTCCCATGGTACTGCCCTCATCAGAGGCCAAGAGTGAGTTCTCTGCCGAGTTCCTCCACTTCATGGAACTCTGCTTCACACGCAACGTGACAAATCGCCCAGAAGCGGAAGATTTGCTGAAGCATCCGTGGATCACGGGGTCGAGGCTAGCGCCTGTACCAAACCCACCCAGTACTTTCTTGTCTCTCCACCAAGAAAATACCGCCGGATTTCGCGGTGTCAGCTCGCCTGGGAGGTCGTCCACGTTCTCCAGCCCGCGAGACTCGGCTGCGGACCGCGATGACATCAGCTTCAATGGCAGCGAGGGCTTGCAAAGGTCCGTGTCCACCACCCCAACTTTCAGCcctgccgaggaggaggtggcatGTCAGCAAGAGTTGGAaaccgtggcggcggcgacggcgttgGACCTCTGCTCCATGCTCGTGTGCTCACTCCAAATTCCTCCTCGCGCTCCCCAGGACCCTGTGACAGGGGAAGTGGGTTCTGTAACTGGCAACACTAGTCCCTTGCTCACGCGCACTGTCTCGGTCCACTCACCTGCCCTTTGTcatcgcggcagcggcgtcagcgCGAGCGTGGCCGAGTTTCCATCCCTTTTGTATACACCTGAGCATTCTATGGTACACGAAAACTTCTACTACAGTCAAGTGCAGCTGGGGGCATCTGCTGGTAACTTTGTCTTGCCGCTCGGGCTGGACTTGGATGGGGTacctccgccgcagcagtaCCTGCGTATCAACGAGGAGGGAAACCTTGATGTCGTGTACCTCCCCGGTGACGAGATGGAAGACTCAGTTCACGGCAGGCCTGTCGTTGGCGAAAGCACGTGCGGCTCCTTCTACGCTGGGCGTCTGATATCTCCAGCGCGTAATAGTTCGTTTAGCAGAGGCACCCTCAGCCcgcgcgtggcggcggcctcaAACATCGTGGGGGTAGCCGACGGTTCTTTCTCTCCGCTTTTTGGCGTCAGTGGTGTATCCTCTCGTGGAGAGTCGCCTTCACGTGGTGCCCCGTCACTACCGCCAAGTCCGCAAGGCATTCCTGCACCGCCGATGCTGTATCGATTCGGTCCCACGGCACCGTCTGTGAGTCAGCCACCAAGCCAGAGCGGCTCTGCGCATACTTCGCACATCTCGCCGACGTCTGTGTCCAAGGCCGGCAGCAACCGCGACACCGTGACGCCTCACACCCCGCGATCTAGCTCACCCATATCCATGCAGTGGAGCGAGAGTTTTCGTGGTTTGCCGGATAAACTAAAGACACACGCTGATGGGAAGTTGCATATGACCTTCTGCGTCAATACTGCCCCCGGATGCGCCGTGAACGTGGAGCTGAACGTCGGCGTCGCTGATGTACAGTGCAAGGTGGTGGATAACCAGCCAAACTTCGTGGTTGCCTTCACCGATGACGTGCGCACTCAAATCGCGCACAGGATTAAGGAGGTAGCTGAGCAGTCACCGTTGTCCGGCATTTCCGCCCAGACGCCACGCAGCCATGCGTCACCCATGAGCCCGTTGGGCGGAACGGAAACCCGCGGGTCGGTCTCCGCCGGTGGTAGCCATTTTTACAACTCATCGCCCTTCTCGCCGGCCTCGCGTCCCACACCGCGTCCACTTTCACGGGTCTCCACGAACAGCGCGCAGGGACTGCTGGCTGTCCAGAGGGAGAGACTTGCCGGCTGCTCGTCCCACTCTGGGGAGGAGGGCTCCGACGTGGGCTCCCAGACGTCAGCACCCGCGGCGCCGGTGTCGAATAGACACTTCAGCAAGTAG
- a CDS encoding putative U2 small nuclear ribonucleoprotein 40K, with protein sequence MRLTIDLVRLAPQFTNTMLQREIDLRGLRISSLDEHVLVLLDNNFDVVNLSSNALTALEYFPTKTAPGSSGKDVRMSRVATLVAHRNEIQRVSVSSCVSALPNVVHFLADRNRLACVRDLYFLKEWKKLEVVSLEGNPVWEANSSNFNSEKLRAFLVFLCPKLKLINYQRVTRTDRERAQEAKDEFKRLVQSWEAPLKLSAATGLQSSSCADGKKMRKRGREGRAAAAAAAVSNAVTVGDEPGNGATSLTPAAADVDEDDDAALQARLGQLEERLLSDDVTAEEITQLEEEMTEISERMTAARKRKRR encoded by the coding sequence ATGCGACTCACAATAGACTTGGTGCGTCTCGCACCGCAGTTTACGAACACGATGCTACAACGTGAGATCGACCTACGAGGATTGAGAATTTCCTCACTCGATGAGCacgtgctggtgctgctcgacaaCAATTTCGATGTGGTGAACCTCTCCTCGAACGCCTTGACGGCGCTTGAGTACTTTCCTACAAAGACAGCtcccggcagcagcggcaaggaCGTAAGGATGAGCCGTGTCGCCACTCTCGTTGCCCATCGAAATGAAATTCAGCGGGTGAGTGTGTCGTCCTGCGTTTCTGCCTTGCCCAATGTAGTGCACTTCTTGGCCGATCGCAACCGCCTCGCCTGCGTGCGCGATCTCTACTTTCTTAAGGAGTGGAAAAAGCTGGAGGTGGTATCGCTTGAGGGCAACCCTGTGTGGGAAGCCAACAGCAGCAATTTCAATAGCGAAAAACTGCGGGCATTTCTTGTCTTCTTGTGCCCCAAGTTGAAGCTCATCAACTATCAGCGCGTTACACGGACTGACAGGGAGCGTGCTCAGGAGGCGAAGGACGAGTTCAAAAGGCTGGTGCAGTCGTGGGAAGCTCCCCTTAAACTCTCTGCAGCGACCGGGTTGCAGTCATCATCTTGCGCAGACGGAAAGAAAATGCGCAAGCGCGGTCGCGAgggccgcgctgcggcggccgctgcggcagtcaGCAACGCTGTCACCGTCGGTGACGAACCTGGCAACGGCGCAACGAGCCTgacccctgctgctgctgatgtggacgaggatgacgatgCTGCGCTCCAGGCACGCCTAGGCCAGTTGGAGGAGCGCCTCCTATCTGACGATGTCACGGCGGAGGAAATtacgcagctggaggaggagatgacgGAGATATCCGAAAGAATGACCGCTGCGCGTAAGCGGAAGCGCCGTTAA